The proteins below come from a single Erythrobacter sp. SG61-1L genomic window:
- a CDS encoding cupin domain-containing protein, protein MSAAAADLEALYASFSNLNMEGGWHRKVPALWPEPRANFVPHIWHYADVRPILDRAGELVDTEFAERRNLTMFNPVEGNIYSTVRTLVAAYQMVKPGEVARAHRHTPNALRLILEGRGTYTVVNGKQVEMRPGDVLLTPNWAWHSHENLGSENCYWMDFLDVPLVHLLEPMFYQPHPDGVEPAPERVESAPIAFRAEDIDRDLAAAAPDPAQGGLMAITLGPVELDSIALDVIALDPGQTGGEVRETSNAIYAVMAGEGAVDIDGQRMAWAFGDTVAVPAWRAHSLSAGPKGAKLLKVSDRPLMKKLGWYRHAGAGEAA, encoded by the coding sequence ATGAGCGCTGCGGCCGCCGATCTGGAGGCGCTCTACGCCTCGTTCTCCAATCTCAATATGGAGGGTGGCTGGCATCGCAAGGTGCCCGCCCTGTGGCCGGAGCCGCGCGCCAATTTCGTGCCCCATATTTGGCATTACGCCGATGTCCGCCCGATCCTCGACCGGGCGGGCGAACTGGTCGACACCGAATTTGCCGAACGCCGCAACCTGACCATGTTCAACCCGGTGGAAGGGAACATCTATTCCACCGTGCGGACCCTGGTGGCGGCTTATCAGATGGTGAAGCCAGGCGAAGTCGCTCGTGCGCATCGCCACACGCCCAACGCCTTGCGCCTGATCCTGGAAGGACGCGGCACCTATACGGTGGTGAACGGCAAACAGGTGGAAATGCGGCCCGGCGACGTGCTGCTTACGCCGAACTGGGCGTGGCACTCGCACGAGAATCTGGGCAGCGAAAATTGCTACTGGATGGACTTCCTCGATGTGCCGCTGGTGCACCTGCTCGAACCGATGTTCTATCAGCCCCATCCCGATGGGGTGGAGCCGGCGCCCGAACGGGTTGAGAGCGCGCCGATTGCCTTCCGCGCCGAAGACATAGACCGCGATCTCGCTGCCGCTGCACCCGATCCCGCGCAGGGCGGGTTGATGGCCATCACGCTCGGCCCGGTGGAACTGGATTCCATCGCGCTGGACGTGATCGCGCTCGATCCCGGCCAGACAGGCGGCGAAGTCCGCGAAACCAGCAATGCGATCTATGCCGTGATGGCCGGTGAAGGCGCGGTGGACATCGACGGCCAGCGCATGGCCTGGGCCTTCGGCGATACTGTCGCGGTGCCTGCTTGGCGCGCCCATTCGCTGTCGGCGGGGCCGAAGGGGGCAAAGCTCCTGAAGGTTTCCGACCGGCCACTGATGAAAAAGCTCGGGTGGTACCGCCATGCCGGTGCCGGTGAAGCGGCATGA